Below is a window of Candidatus Methylomirabilota bacterium DNA.
ATCGGCGACGATGACGGCGACCTCATCGGGCGCGGCCAGCTTGCGCTTGCGGATGCGCTTCCAGGTAATGGGATGGCACTCGGCGGTATTGCTGCCTATCAGGAAGAAGCAGTCGGCGGTCTCGATGTCGGCATACGCGCCCGGGGGGCCGTCGGATCCCAGCGAGCGCGCATAGCCCGCCGCGGCCGAGGCCATGCAGAGCCGCGAGTTCGTGTCGAAGTTGTTGGTGCCGAGAAAGCCCTTGGCCAGCTTGGAGGCGACGTAGTACTCCTCGGTGAGGAGCTGGCCCGAGCCGTAGAAGGCGACGGCGTCCGGACCGTGCGTGGCCACGATGTCGCGGAGCCGATCCGCGACCATGCGCACGGCCAGCTCCCAGGGCACGCGGGTCAGCTCGGCATCGCGCCGCGTCCGTACCTGAGGGTAGAGGAGCCGATCGGGCGTGCGGAGGGCCGGAGGCAGATGCACGGCCTTGGCGCACACATCTCCCAAGCTCGACGGGTGCTCCGGATCCCCCTTTACCCGCTTCACCACCCCTTCCTCCACCTGCACCAAGAGGCCGCACCCGACACCGCAGTAGGGGCAAAGAGTCCGCCTCCAACCGTCGACTCCACCGCTCCGAGCGCCAGCTTCGCCGGCGCAATCCTGCTTCTGGGGGGAGGCTTCGGAAGGGGGGCGGAGCCCGCCTCCGAGTTCATCGGACATTGGCGCGCTCTTCGAGGAAACCGACCACCTGATCGCGCAGCTCGAAGTACTCGGAGGTCGACAGGATCTCCTCGCGCCGGCGCGGGCGCGGGAAGTGCACGGGCAGGATCTCGCCGACCGTAGCGGCGGGCCCGCTCGTCATCATCACGATGCGGTCGGCCAGGAAGAGAGCCTCGTCGACGTCGTGGGTGACCATGATGACGGTCTTCCGCTCCGCCTCCCACAGCGTCATCAGCTGGTCCTGGAGCTCCATCCGGGTCAGCGCGTCCAGGAGCGAGAACGGCTCGTCGAGGAGCAGGAGCCGCGGCTCGAGGGCGAAGGCGCGGGCGATGCCGACACGCTGCTGCATGCCCGCCGAGAGCTCGCGCGGATAGCGGCTCCCCTGCCCCGGCAGGCCGACCGCGTCGAGGTATGGATCGGCGTCGGCGGGCACGGCGCCGGGGCGGACCTGGCCGAGCGAGAGCCGCACATTGTCGCGCACGGAGAGCCACGGCAGGAGCGTCGCCGACTGGAAGACCACGCCGCGGTCGGTGCCGGGCCCGCTCACCTCGCGGCCACCGATGACCACGCCCCCCGTCGTGGGCGGGTTGAGGCCCATGATGATGGACAGCACGGTGGACTTGCCGCAGCCCGAGTGCCCGACGATGCAGACGAACTCGCCCTGCCTGACATGAAGCGTGAAGTCGCGGACGACCTCCGACGGTCCGACAGGCGTCGGGTACGTCTTGCCGAGCTGCGCGATCTCCACGAACGCAGGCATGGGATTATTCGGATCTGGGGGGGAGCGGCACCGCTCCCTGGCTTTCGCTCGCCTCGAAACTGGCGGGGCCCAGCCCACCGAAGTTCCTCCGCTCGCCCTGCGCCCCAGACCCCCCCACCGCATTGATCACTCTGTTCACGAGTTGCTTCATTTCCTTGAGAGTCCTCAGGGGCCGCCGCGACGACAGGCGCGGAGGAACTCGACGATGCCCTGCCGAGCCTTCTGATAAGCCGGGGTCAGGCTCATGTGGCGTCGGTGGCGCGGCCGCTCGAGCCCGACCTCGATGGCGGGGCCGAGGACGGCGCCGGGGCCCGGCGTCATCGGGTAGATGCGATCGGCGAGGAGAATGGCCTCGTCGACGTCGTTGGTGACCATGATCACCGTCGATCGCCGCTCCCCCCAGATCCGCAGGAGCTCGTCCTGGAGAGTGGCGCGGGTGAGGGCGTCCAGCGCGCTGAACGGCTCGTCCATCAGGAGGAGCTTCGGCCGCATGGCGAGCCCCCGCGCCACGGCCACGCGCTGGCGCATGCCGCCCGAGAGCTCGCGCGGCCGCTTCCAGGTCGCCTCGCTCAGGTTGACGAGGGCGATGAACTCCTCGGTAAGGCGTCTCCGCTCCGGCCCGGCCGCGCCGGGATTGACGGCGTCCACGGCGAGGGCGACGTTGTCGTAGACGCTCATCCAGGGCAGGAGCGAGTACTGCTGGAAGACGATCCCGCGTTCGGGGCCGGGCTCGGTCACCGGGGCGCCGTCCAGCACGATGGTGCCGGCGTCGGAGGCGATGAGGCCGGCGATCAGGGAGACCAGCGTGGTCTTGCCGGAGCCGGAGTAGCCGACGATGGCCACGAATTCCCCGTCCTCCAGCGAGAGCTCGACGCCGCCCAGCACGCGTACCGTCCCCGTGGCCGCGTGGAACGATTTCTCGAGGCCCCGAACCTCGAGGTAGGGGCTCATGTCGTCTTGAAGCGGGCCTCGACGAGTCCCATGAGCCGGTCCAGGACGAACCCGATCGCGCCGATGGTGATGACGGAGAGGATGATGTGGGAGTAGACGAGGCTGTTGTACTCCTGCCACAGGAAGCCGCCCACCCCCGGGGTCCCCGTCAGCATCTCCGCGGCCACGATGACGAGCCAGGCGATGCCGAGGGAGAGCCGGTAGCCCGTGAAGACGTAGGGAAGCGAGGCGGGGATGATGATCTTGGTCATCATCTTGAGCTTCGAGAGCTTGAGGACGCGACCGACGTTCATGTAGTCCTGGCTGATGCCTCGCACGCCCACCGCGGTGTTGATGACGGTCGGCCACATCGCGCACAGGGCGATGGTGAAGATGGCCGCGGGCTCCGACTTCTGGAAGACCACGAGCCCGAGGGGCAGCCAGGCCAGCGGCGAGATCGGGCGCAGGAACTGGATGATGGGGTCGAAGGCGGAGTGGAAGCCCCGCGAGAGCCCGAGGAAGAAGCCGATGGGCGTGCCGATGGCGAGGGCGAGGAGATAGCCCTTGGCCACGCGGACGAGCGAGTAGAAGGCGAGGCGGCCGATACCCTGGTTCATCTCGCCGTCCTTGAAGAAGGGCTCGAGGATATAGCGCTTCGACTCCAGCCAGGTCTTCCACGGCGAGGGCAGATCGGCCGCCACCGTCTGGCTGACCACGGCCCACAGCAGGAGCACGGCGGCCAGGCCGAGGAATGGCAGCAGGAAGCGCGCCCCGAGTCTCGGTGACATGGTCGGCTCCTATGCCATCGTGTGCACGGTGAAGGCCTTGACGTACTTCTCGGGCTCCGCGGGGTCGAACGGCACGCCGTCGAAGAGGGTCTCCTTCTTCATGTCCTCGCGCGGCACCTCGATGCTCATCTCCTTGGCGACCTCCCGGTAGATGTCGGGCCGATGCACCCGATCCACCAGCCCCTTGTAATCCGGCGCCTCCTTGACCATCCCCCAGCGGCGGAACTGGGTCAGCCACCAGACGCCATGGGACTTGAGGGGGAAGTTGGTCTGCCGATCGAAGAAGGTCATGTAGTGCTTGTCCTTCTCCTTGCGCCCGTCGCCGTAGTCGTAGTCGCCGAGCATCCGGCCCAGGATGATCTCCTTGGCGGCGTTGACGTACTGCGGCTGCCCCACCACCTCGGCCATGCGGGGGCGGTTCTCGAGCTTGTCGTTCCACTGACTCGCCTCGAGCACCGCGCGCATGGTCGCCTTCACCGTCCTGGGATTCTTGGTGGCAAACTCCTCGGTGAAGGCGAGCACCTTCTCCGGGTGGTCCTTCCAGATCTGCTGGGTGGTGATGACGGTGAAGCCGATCCCGTCGGCGATGGCGCGGGCTCCCCACGGCTCGCCGACGCAATAGCCGTCCATCTTGCCGACCTTCATGTTGGCCACCATCTGGGCCGGAGGGATGGTGATCAGCGTGACGTCGCGATCGGGGTTGAGACCGCCCGCGGCCAGCCAGTAGCGCGTCCACATGGCATGGGTGCCCGGCGGATAGGTCATGGCGAACGTCATGGGCGTGCCCTTGGCCTTGGCCTCCAGGGCGAGCGGCTTGAGCTGCTGGGGAGTCTTCACACCCTTCTCGAGCAGCGCCTTGGTGAGCGTGATGGCCTGGCCGTTCCGGTTGAGGTACATGGGGATGACCATCGGCTTCACCGGCGAGCCCTGGAGGCCCATGGTCGCCGCGTAGGGAATGCCGAGGAGCATGTGGGTGGCCTGGTTCTCACCGAGGGAGAGGCGGTCGCGGATCACCGCCCAGGAGGCCTCCTTCGAGATCGTCGATTCGATCCCGTACTTCTTGAAGAGGCCCAGCTCGTGAGCCATGACGATCGAGGAGCAGTCGGTGAGGGCGATGATGCCGATCCGCATCTTGGGAGTTTCCGGGGCGTCGGACGCGTAGGCGCTGCCCGCCCATCGAGCCGGCACGCCCGCGAGCAGGGTGGCTGCGGCCGTGGTCCTGAAGAAGTCTCGTCGGGTCATGCTCATGGAGTCCCCTTTCAAAGAATCTCGTTACCAAAAAAATTGGCGCCGCTCCCTCGCGGGAGCCGGCGCCATCGCCGTTGAAACGGCTTGCCACCCTGCAAGCCTCCGGGCAGAGAGAGCAACGCCCATGCCATGCATGGCCTGTCGGCACCGTCCTCTCCAAGCTCCCGTCGCATCAGGGCAGAGAGGGGAGGCGCGCAGCTGATGCCTACATCATGGGCTGCTCATGAACTGCGCTGAACTGCTGAGAATGATTACTTCGCGGTCAGCGAGGCTCGAAGAGAACCGTCACCACGCCTTGCTCGGTGGTGCGCGCGATGATGCGCGAAGAAGCGCTGATAGGCCGTGTGCCGCGAGAGGCGATCGTAGAGCGCGACGAGCCGCGGCTCGTCATCGGGGCGGATCGGTCGGATGCGCACTGTCTCGCCGTTCTTGAGCACGACCTGCCGCTCGATCCCGGCCGGGTAATCCATCGGCACTTCCCACGCCTTGCCGTGCTGCCCGAGATCCTGGAACACACCCTTCTCAGGCGCAATTAGGATGCCACGCGTCATGCCCGCGCAAGCGCGGGACTTCATTGGAAACGACGGCGGGGCCGCGACCGGCGCGATGCGAGAGAACTCGTCAGAGGCGGAGAAAAGTGGCGGCGGCTACTTGATCGCTCCCGCCGTGAGGCCGGAGACGTAATAGTCGAGGAAGAAGACGTAGAGGATGACGATGGGAACCGAACCCAGCACCGCGCCCGCCATGAGGGACCCCCAGAAGTAGATATCGCCCCGGATCAGCTCGGTGGTGACTCCGACGCTGGCGGTGATCTGGTCGGAGGAGGAGGTGAAGGTCAACGCGTAGATGAACTCGTTCCACGACAGCGTGAAGGCGAAGAGCGTGGCGCAGACGAGGCCGGGGACCGCGATGGGCAGCACGATGCGCCAGAGCGCCTGGATGCGCGTGGCCCCGTCGACCATGGCGCACTCCTCGACCTCCTTGGGGACGGTGCGGAAGTAGCCCATGAGAAGCCAGGTGCAGAAGGGCACGAGGAACGTGGGGTACGTCAGCACAAGCGCCCACTTGGAGTCGCCCAGCCCGACCCAGTTCACGACCTGCGCCAGGGGCAGGAAGAGGAGCGTGGTGGGCACGAGGTAGGTCACGAAGATGCCGGTGCCGAAGGTGCTCACGCCGAAGAACTTGAGCCGGGCCAGCGCATAGGCCGCCACGGTCCCGATGGCCACGGACGCGCTCGTGGCGAGGATGGTCACGAGCAGGCTGTTCTTGGTCCAGGTGAGGAACTCCGTGTCCCAGACCAGCTTGCTGTAGTGCTCGAGCGTGGGGGCCTGGCGGATGACGAGGGGCACCGCGTACCGATCGTAGAGCTCGCGGTCCTGCTTCAGTGAGGTGAGCGTCATGTGGTAGAAGGGGAAGAGCGCGAACACGAGGAAGGGGACGAGGAGCAGATGCATCGTCACCTTCCGGAGCCGCGGTCGCTTTGCCACCGCCATCAGTTCGTTCCGGGGGGGAGCGAGCCCCGCTCCAGCTGAGGGTTGGCTCGGCTCGCCTTCGGCTGCGCCTCACACTGCATCCCCAGACCCCCCCACGGCTCAATCATATCAGTACGCCTGCTTACGCACGAACCGGAGCTGCGCCCAGACCACGAAGACGAGGAGCGGGAAGAGGTACAGCGAGATCGCCGCGCCCTCGCCGATGCGCCCGGTGTCGATCCCCACCACGCGCGACAGCGTGGCGAAGAGGTGGGTGGAGTTGATGGGCCCGCCGCGGGTCAGCACGTAGACGATGTTGAAGTCGCTGAAGGTGAAGATGGTGGAGAAGAGCACGACGACGGCGAGCACCGGCTTGAGCAAGGGCAGGGTGATGTGCCAGAAGCGGGCGTTGGCCCCGGCGCCGTCGGCCTCGGCCGCCTCGTAGAGCTCCTTCGGGATGGCCACGAGCGCGGCCAGAATGGTGATGGCGAAGAAGGGCAGGCCGCGCCAGACGTTGACCGTGATCACCGCGGCCATGGCGTAGTACCTCTGGCCGAGCCAGTTGGGCCCCGGCGGGTCCATGACTCCCAGGGCGATGCCGGTCCAGTTCACCACGCTGTAGAGCGAGTTGAACATCCACCACCAGCCCAGCGTCGAGAGCGCGGTGGGGATGACCCAGGGCAGGAGCACGGCGCCGCGGATCATCCGCTTGAACCAGAGCTGCTGGTTGAGCAGGAGAGCCAGGGCGATGCCCATCACGACCTTGAAGGCCACCGCGATACCCGTGAACACGAAGGCGTTCTGGAAGGTCTGACGGAAGGCGTCGCTCTCCCACAGCCGCACGAAGTTCTTGATGCCGATGAACTGGCTGGGCCGGCCGATGAAGGCGTTGGAGAGGGAGAAATACACCGCCATCACGAATGGATAGGCGACCAGGAGCAACAGCAGGAGCAGGGCCGGTGTCACAAACACCGGCCCGAGGATCGACTCTCGATCGAGCCACCCACGCACACGCCCGCTGAGTCGCGGGCGGCCCCGCGGTACCGGGATCTCGTCGGCTCTGACGGCCATGCTAGCGGACTACCATATCCGTTCGCTTCGTTGTTCTCGTGGTCGCCTCGCCTGCGGCTGCAGCTCCCCCAACGGGCTCACCCAGCAAGAATCTTCTTCATCTCGGTCTCGGCCCAGACGATGGCGTCCTTCGTCGACGTACCCGTCACCGCCTTGGCGATCATGTTGGGCAGGATGTACGAGTTCGTGATGAGCTGGACCTTGTCCGAGGGAGGCGCCGGCCACCCGTAGGTGTGGTATTGCACGCCCTCGCCTCTGAGGGCGGCGTACTTTGGATCGGTCTTCAGCACCGGGTGATCCTGGAGCTTCTCATAAGCGGGGAGGTTGAAAGCGTCGCCCGACATGATCCACTCGTCGTAGACTTCCCGCTTGCCGAGCAGGTAGCGGATCCACTCCTTCGCGGGCTCGACGTTCTTGGAGAACTTCCAGATGCCGATCTGACGCGGGACGTCCGTCTCGTGGCGGCCGTGTGGCCCCGCGAGGCTCCGGTGGTGGTTGATGCCGTCCGCGGTCACGAGCTTCCGCTGCTTGGCCACGATGTAGGCGCTCACGGGGTTGTGGATCCAGCCCGCCTTGCCCTGCTGGATCGACTCGTTGTTGCTGGCATCCGACCAGGACAGCACTTCGGGCTCCATGCAATCGCGGAACATTTTCTTGTACCACTCGATGGTCTGGACGGTGGCGGGCGAGTTGATGCGGACCGTCTTGCCGTCCTTGTCCACCTCCAGGCCCCCGAACGACCACAGCACGGGGCCGGCCGTGGAGATCGAGTCGTAATTCTGGCTGATGGGAATCCCCACGGGGTTGCCCATCTTCTTGAGCTCTTTGCCGACCGTGTAGAGGTCCTCCCAGGTGTCCGGCACCTTGAGCCCCGCCTTCTTGAAGAGGTCCTCCCGATAGGTCGCCACGAACATGCCGTGGTACTGGGGCACCCCCCGCCAGACGCCGTGGACGTAAGCGCCCTCGTACGCGGAGGAGAGCGCCTTGCCGTACTTCTTCTCGAGCTCGGCGACCACGTCGGAGACGTCCACGAGCTGGGGCTCGTACAGCCATGGGAAATGCATTCGCATCTCGACCAGGTCGTGGCCGGCCTGAGTCTGCACCTCGGAGGCGTACTTGGCCTGCTGCGGACCCATGTGGGAGATGCCATCGATCCGGATCTTGATGCCGGTGTCCTTGGTGAA
It encodes the following:
- a CDS encoding ABC transporter ATP-binding protein translates to MPAFVEIAQLGKTYPTPVGPSEVVRDFTLHVRQGEFVCIVGHSGCGKSTVLSIIMGLNPPTTGGVVIGGREVSGPGTDRGVVFQSATLLPWLSVRDNVRLSLGQVRPGAVPADADPYLDAVGLPGQGSRYPRELSAGMQQRVGIARAFALEPRLLLLDEPFSLLDALTRMELQDQLMTLWEAERKTVIMVTHDVDEALFLADRIVMMTSGPAATVGEILPVHFPRPRRREEILSTSEYFELRDQVVGFLEERANVR
- a CDS encoding ABC transporter ATP-binding protein, translating into MSPYLEVRGLEKSFHAATGTVRVLGGVELSLEDGEFVAIVGYSGSGKTTLVSLIAGLIASDAGTIVLDGAPVTEPGPERGIVFQQYSLLPWMSVYDNVALAVDAVNPGAAGPERRRLTEEFIALVNLSEATWKRPRELSGGMRQRVAVARGLAMRPKLLLMDEPFSALDALTRATLQDELLRIWGERRSTVIMVTNDVDEAILLADRIYPMTPGPGAVLGPAIEVGLERPRHRRHMSLTPAYQKARQGIVEFLRACRRGGP
- the ntrB gene encoding nitrate ABC transporter permease, which translates into the protein MSPRLGARFLLPFLGLAAVLLLWAVVSQTVAADLPSPWKTWLESKRYILEPFFKDGEMNQGIGRLAFYSLVRVAKGYLLALAIGTPIGFFLGLSRGFHSAFDPIIQFLRPISPLAWLPLGLVVFQKSEPAAIFTIALCAMWPTVINTAVGVRGISQDYMNVGRVLKLSKLKMMTKIIIPASLPYVFTGYRLSLGIAWLVIVAAEMLTGTPGVGGFLWQEYNSLVYSHIILSVITIGAIGFVLDRLMGLVEARFKTT
- a CDS encoding CmpA/NrtA family ABC transporter substrate-binding protein, with the translated sequence MTRRDFFRTTAAATLLAGVPARWAGSAYASDAPETPKMRIGIIALTDCSSIVMAHELGLFKKYGIESTISKEASWAVIRDRLSLGENQATHMLLGIPYAATMGLQGSPVKPMVIPMYLNRNGQAITLTKALLEKGVKTPQQLKPLALEAKAKGTPMTFAMTYPPGTHAMWTRYWLAAGGLNPDRDVTLITIPPAQMVANMKVGKMDGYCVGEPWGARAIADGIGFTVITTQQIWKDHPEKVLAFTEEFATKNPRTVKATMRAVLEASQWNDKLENRPRMAEVVGQPQYVNAAKEIILGRMLGDYDYGDGRKEKDKHYMTFFDRQTNFPLKSHGVWWLTQFRRWGMVKEAPDYKGLVDRVHRPDIYREVAKEMSIEVPREDMKKETLFDGVPFDPAEPEKYVKAFTVHTMA
- a CDS encoding carbohydrate ABC transporter permease; this translates as MAVAKRPRLRKVTMHLLLVPFLVFALFPFYHMTLTSLKQDRELYDRYAVPLVIRQAPTLEHYSKLVWDTEFLTWTKNSLLVTILATSASVAIGTVAAYALARLKFFGVSTFGTGIFVTYLVPTTLLFLPLAQVVNWVGLGDSKWALVLTYPTFLVPFCTWLLMGYFRTVPKEVEECAMVDGATRIQALWRIVLPIAVPGLVCATLFAFTLSWNEFIYALTFTSSSDQITASVGVTTELIRGDIYFWGSLMAGAVLGSVPIVILYVFFLDYYVSGLTAGAIK
- a CDS encoding sugar ABC transporter permease; translated protein: MAVRADEIPVPRGRPRLSGRVRGWLDRESILGPVFVTPALLLLLLLVAYPFVMAVYFSLSNAFIGRPSQFIGIKNFVRLWESDAFRQTFQNAFVFTGIAVAFKVVMGIALALLLNQQLWFKRMIRGAVLLPWVIPTALSTLGWWWMFNSLYSVVNWTGIALGVMDPPGPNWLGQRYYAMAAVITVNVWRGLPFFAITILAALVAIPKELYEAAEADGAGANARFWHITLPLLKPVLAVVVLFSTIFTFSDFNIVYVLTRGGPINSTHLFATLSRVVGIDTGRIGEGAAISLYLFPLLVFVVWAQLRFVRKQAY
- a CDS encoding extracellular solute-binding protein, which produces MRQVSRRQFLTTATGLAGILASGVPPAWGQSREISYLCWNNFAPLMDKKQLEIAQRFTKDTGIKIRIDGISHMGPQQAKYASEVQTQAGHDLVEMRMHFPWLYEPQLVDVSDVVAELEKKYGKALSSAYEGAYVHGVWRGVPQYHGMFVATYREDLFKKAGLKVPDTWEDLYTVGKELKKMGNPVGIPISQNYDSISTAGPVLWSFGGLEVDKDGKTVRINSPATVQTIEWYKKMFRDCMEPEVLSWSDASNNESIQQGKAGWIHNPVSAYIVAKQRKLVTADGINHHRSLAGPHGRHETDVPRQIGIWKFSKNVEPAKEWIRYLLGKREVYDEWIMSGDAFNLPAYEKLQDHPVLKTDPKYAALRGEGVQYHTYGWPAPPSDKVQLITNSYILPNMIAKAVTGTSTKDAIVWAETEMKKILAG